In Macaca mulatta isolate MMU2019108-1 chromosome 16, T2T-MMU8v2.0, whole genome shotgun sequence, the sequence CCTAAGTCAGGGACAGTCTGTAGGTAGTCCAGAATTCAAGTGAATTAGTGGATACCCAGCTGGCATCTACTGTAGAATTGGCTGCTTACCTGATGTGTGTGGTAAAACCCCACCCATCTGGTATCAGAATTGTGTTGTGAGAGTGTGGCAGGAGAAACTGAGTCTGTTTATTCCTGTATACACACAGGGCTTCGTGCTGTGTCACTCCATCGCTGGGGGTACAGGTTCTGGCCTGGGCTCCTACCTCCTGGAGCGACTGAATGACAGGCAAGCCTGTGTTCGGGGAGAGGGCATTAACCCTGGTTCCCTGGATAATgtcattgctttttttctcttgagcTAGAAAGTCTGCCACTACCCCTTTTGAGTCATAGGGACAGACCCACCCAAGGACCATGTTGGAAGCtattttggggggtgggggcttaCCTATGGAGGGGAGGGGATCTACAGAGTTTGAAGCTTTCAGGTTTATCCTTTTTGGCTTTGAAGACTCAGTTCTGCCCTCACCCCTTTTGTACAAAATGGCACAGATGGGCAGTGATGGGGGGTCCTTCCAGTTCACTATGCCATCACCCTCTTTTCTCTCAGGTACCCCAAGAAGCTGGTGCAGACTTATTCAGTGTTTCCCTACCAGGACGAGATGAGTGACGTGGTGGTTCAGCCATACAATTCACTCCTGACACTCAAGAGGCTGACGCAGAACGCAGACTGTGTGGTGAGCAAAGAAAGAGttgaggggctgggtgtggtggctcatgcctgtaattctagcactttgggaggccgaggcagatggattgcttgagctcaggagtttaatactagcctgggcaacatgtgaaaccctatctccacagaaaatacaaaaattagggctgggcgcggtggctcacacctgtaatcccagcactttgggagactgaggtgggcagatcacctatggttgggagttcgagatcagcctgaccaacatgaagaaaccccgtctctactaaaaaaattagccaggcatggtggcatacgcctgtagtcccagctatctagtcccagctactcaggaggctgaggcaggagagttgcttgaatcctgcaggtagaggttgcagtgagctgagattgcaccattgtactccagcctgggtgatagagtgagactccgtctcaaaaaaaaaaaaaaatagctggtcctggtagcatgtgcctgtagtcccagttacttggaggctgaggcaggagaatcgcttgaacccagaggcaaaggttgcggtgagccaagatcacaccattgcactccagcctgggtgacaaagtgagactctgcctcaaaaaataacataaaaaaaaaattagccgggcatggtggtgtgcgcctatagtcctggctactcgggaggctgaggttgggggatttctcagaaagtcaaggctgcagtgagccatgatcacaccactgcactcaagcttggggcaacagaacaagaccttgtgtttaaaaaaaaaaaaaagaaaaaaaaagagtaaaggacTTTGGTCTGTCTCCTCAGGCCAGTGAGTCTCATtcacccctcccttccccagcccctatACACACAGAACAGAGGACCAACAAAGCCATACCTGTGGGCCAAATTAGGAAATAAGGTCCTGACCTCTAAGTTTCTTAGAATCCTTTTAGGCAGCAAAACTCTCAACGAAGTGAATATACCTTCCCCCCACCACCATGTACCCCACCTTTGCCTACTTCATGCCCACTCATGCTTGTACTCTCAGCTCAAGGAAAACTTTCTTAGCAAAACCTTTCCTGACTACTCAGTCAAGATCAGATTACTTTGTATTTCAGGGAGTTAactatacttttttgttttatatttagtgTGCCTCCCTCCACGAGACTGTAGGCCTAATGAAGGGAAAGATGGTGCCTGTTCCTCTCTGTGGTCTCCCCAGAGCCAAGCACAGTGTATGGCACATGTGGGTACTCACGGGTTTGTTTACTGCCCTGCGTAGTCTGAGAGTATCTCATGATGCCCCAGAAACAgtacttttctttctgttattttttatgtatattttttacagagatggcatcttgctgtgttgcttaggctggtgtccaactcccggcctcaagtgatcctcccacattggcctcccaaacggcagggattacaggcatgagccaccacgtccagcagtacttttttttaaactaacaaaCCTACTTCTTGGCTTTGGAGTTCAGCAGGGGCTAAGCCAATATCTTATTTCTATGCCCATTTTATCCTCAAGATGCTGTGACCCTCTTCTGTCCCCGTAGGTGGTGCTGGACAACACAGCCCTGAACCGGATTGCCACAGACCGCCTGCACATCCAGAACCCGTCCTTCTCCCAGATCAACCAGCTGGTGGGCCCCCACTCCTGGACTCCTTTGGACTGGAAGCCCTCCTTGCTGGAGGGTCATCTGGGGAAGGAAAGTCCCAACCAGGCCGAGGCCCATGACATGGCACGCCTGTCCCCAGGTGTCCACCATCATGTCTGCCAGCACCACCACTCTGCGCTACCCCGGCTACATGAACAATGACCTCATCGGCCTCATCGCCTCGCTCATTCCCACCCCACGGCTCCACTTCCTCATGACCGGCTACACACCGCTCACTACGGACCAATCAGTAAGAGCAGCCTTCAGTGTCCCAGGCCAGGCCGGCCCTGGGCCCAGCAGGCCCTGCCCTAGCCTTTCTGTCTTCCCCACTGCCCCAGGAGCTGCCCTTTGCGGGCCCCGAGGCACTGTGCTCAGGGACTTTCTTGCTGACTTGCGCTCTACCCTCCCTCTGCCTTTGGCTTCTGCCAAGGAGAAGCCAAAGGGGGACTCTGCCCTGAGCGCTGGCCGGGTTCCTGTCTCACTGTCCCATCAGGTGGCCAGCGTGAGGAAGACCACGGTCCTGGATGTGATGAGGCGGCTGCTGCAGCCCAAGAACGTGATGGTGTCCACAGGCCGAGACCGCCAGACCAACCACTGCTACATCGCCATCCTCAACATCATCCAGGGAGAGGTGGACCCCACCCAGGTAGGGGAGGCCCCTTCATCCCGCACCCTGGACCCGCAGGGGTAGAGGAGAGGCCACCTCCACTGCTCGTGTGCCCACCCCAGGTCCACAAGAGCCTGCAGAGGATTCGGGAACGGAAGTTGGCCAACTTCATCCCGTGGGGCCCCGCCAGCATCCAAGTGGCCCTATCGAGGAAGTCTCCCTACCTGCCCTCGGCCCACCGGGTCAGTGGGCTCATGATGGCCAACCACACCAGCATCTCCTCGGTGAGTCTAGGTTTCTGTTCTTCTCAGGAAGAGTCTGTTCCACTGGCTACCTTCATCATCTTCCCCAAGTTCACTCCTAACCCCCTGGCTCGCATTTTGGAGATTTTCATCTCTTTCAGCTCTTTGAAAGTTCCTGCCAGCAGTTCGACAAGCTGCGGAAGCGGGATGCCTTCCTTGAGCAGTTCCGTAAGGAGGACATGTTCAAGGACAACTTTGATGAGATGGACAGGTCTAGGGAGGTTGTTCAGGAGCTCATTGATGAGTACCATGCAGCCACCCAGCCAGACTACATTTCCTGGGGCACCCAGGAGCAGTGATTTCCCTCCCCACTACTCCTGGATGGGAAGCACAGCCTCGACCATGCCTGCTCCCTCTGACCCAACTTCACCTCATGGACAACCCTTCTTGGTTCATCTCCAGCCCATGAGCTTCCTCCTGCTTCCTCCCTTCCATGCCCTAACTCTTGATATGCTTGTTCAGctttaataaagtaataaagcTTGGTTGTCAGTATAGCCAGGGCTTGATCTGTGAATACAGGGGGTGgtgaaggggtccagtttctagGCCTCTGACAGTAGGGTGGCTTTCACGTCCTCCAACGTCTTACCACTAAGTCCAAATCTTAGTGTGTTCACTGTTTCCACTGGCATCCCTCACCTTGAACTAAGCTGTTTTACTAGAGTCAGCCCTTGTCTCAAGATTACAGAGCTTTACTGAGGTTTGCTGTCTCCTCAGTGCCTAAGGTTTGCCCCAGTGAGGGTCAATGTTGCCCCAACCTCTTCCACTCAAGGCAGAGGAGGTGGGGTCTACCGAAGGAGGGCACGCTACATTACGAGCAGGCCAGAAGAGCCGAGACTCCAGATTCCCAGTGCCCAGGGCCATGAGAGTTCCAGGAACTCAATCCAGTTCAACCTAACCTGATTAGTAGAAACAGAATTCAAGAGTAGGGCTGAGCACATCCTGAGTTACTTTTCTGTGCCAGAGAAATTCATGGGTTTGTTATCTGCCCCAAGCTTCTCTCCATTCTAGGCCCAAAGCATTAGGCACACTAATGATGGGCCCAGAACTGGACACCAGTGTAAGAAATGGGCAGTGCCAGATCTGATGACtcattgccctccagcctcagGGATTCCAGGAGGCCATCCGTATGCCACTCAATGAAGAAGGGAGGGTGAGTAACTGCCAGCTTCCAATGAGGCCTGTTTGCCTGCTCCACCCACAAGCCTGTGGCAGCATAATGGCCAGGAGGAGGTTAAGTCTGGAAGGTCAAGGAGGAGGCGGGTGAAGCGCTGTGGTGTCCAGACTTCCCCCAGAGCCTGGTAAAAGCCCAGGGTGTGGGCGTCCCCAGAGGCGGGGCTCTGCATTATGGGGTTCTAACTTGCCCCACTGAATAACACTCCCACAGGAAGGGTTTGTGTaaataagaaactttttttttttttttttgcttctcttctacaaataaattaagaaacaaactagaaaattgcCCACACCCATTGTAGCCCTTGGGTGTGGGATGTGCCCTGTCCCTGCAGGGCCAAAAGGGTCCATGTTTCCCTCAAATCTCGGAGCAgtcctggcccaggctggaggcaggagggaagtCGTGACCTCTTGGCAGGCTCAGTCCTGCAGCTGCCCCAAGCAGCCAGACTGTCCCTGGGGCTCGTCCAGGCCCGGGTGCTGGTTGGGAGGGGAGGTGTCTGGCAGGTCTTGGCATGGACGAGAAGAGCTGCTGCAGGGCCTCTCGGGGGAGGGGTTGGCCAAGTAGGCATTCACCAGCTGCATGATCTCTTCCACCTAAGAGAGGGCAGAGGTCAGTGTGCAACAAGCGCTGCCAggttctcttctttttctcatccTTTCTCCAGGCTCTAGGGCTCCAGTTTCCCCACCACGGTCCTACGTGCTATGGCCCTGCAACCTTTTCTTCCTTATCATCACTGTCTCCTTCATTTCTATGTGCCAGTCATACTTGGTTCTTTCTGCTCctctaacattcttttttttttttttttggtggtgttggtgttgagatggagtcttgctctgttgccaggctggagtgcctcggctcactgcaacctctgcctcccgggttcaatcaattcttctacctcagcctcccgagtagctgggactacaggtgtgcgccaccacccgcagctaatttttgtatttttagtagagacagggtttcaccatgttggtcaggatggtcttgacctcctgacctcgtcatccgcctgccccggccttccaaagtgctgggattacaggcacaagccactgcacctggccgcctTGCAATTCTTTCCACCTGGAATGCTGTTCCCCCAGGTCTTCCCTGGCTAGCTTAAATGGCACCGTTTTTGAGAACCCTTCTCTGACTTCCTGTCACATCATTCTTTCCTTTGTAGCATTTCTCACTGTCTTCATAGCCTGGGATTCCTTGTTTATTGTCTGACTCCCCCACTCTAGTGTAAGCTCCTTCAGCTTGTCTGTGATCACTGCTGGATCCCCAGTGCTTAGAACTCTACCTGGCCCATGCTTGGTGTTCCGAAAATGTTTCCTGacatcccttcccttctctcctcctcccacaACTCCTCTTCCCACTCACCTGGGGGCTCTGCAGGAGGAGCTGGCTCTCTCCCACCCTCAAAGCCAGAGTGTGGGGGCCCATTAGCTGGCAGGCGGCCACATGGCCATAGCTGACATTGTGGATGGGCTCTGTCTCCCCCGGCCGGGAGAGAGACATGGCCTTGGCTCCCAAGCCCAGGCATAGCTTCTGTGGAGCACCCCCACCAGGCTCCTGCAGACACAGGGGCAGAGTCAGGGTGGAAGGAGGAGTCCAGCGTTATTTTTGGTAGGGGGAGATGGGTGTCTGTGAGCAGGAGTTTCCTGATCCCCCTATGATTCACAGCACGTGTGTGGAGGGGGCTAAGGCTCCAGGGATGTGAGGGCCCAAGGGCTGGTGACTCCTGGGGTTTGAGGTGGGCTGTTCTGGATGTGGGGAATGACGTGACCCTCCGTGGGACCTGTGGCTCTGGGGCAAAGGTGTGGTGCTTGGGCCGCCAGAgtccccttctcccttctccccctcACCGTGCTCAGCTCCAGAACGTCATACCGAGCAGCGCCGAACCCCGGACACTGCGCCGCCAGGGCCAGGTAGGCGGCCATGGCCTCAGCTCGGCCCATGCCCCGCAGCCGCTTCCAGCCGCCCAGCACTGCAGCTGCCGTGCCGGCGCCGCCTCCTCCCTCGCGGGCCATGCTTCCCGCCATGCGGCCGGCCCCGCCGCGCCGTGCCCGCTCCGCCCGCCTCTTGGCCAGGCCCGGGCTCCAGAGGGCCCCGGCCAGCAGGGCAGCGGAGGGGGGCGGCCTGGGGGTCGGGCGGGGCGGGTCTTCGCGcggcggggccgggggcgggaGCAGGCGGTCCAGGCGGGGCAGGGGCACCCGCGGGGAGAAGTCCCGGTGCAGGCTCTGCAGGCGCAGCGCCGCCAGGGCGCGCAGCGTGTCGTCGGGTGGGGGCGGCCGGCCCCGCAGCAGCAGAGCGTGAGCCTGCAGGGGAGGCACCCGGCGTCAGGCGAAAACGCCTCTCGGAATCTGAGGAGGTCTAGGTTCCAGTCAAGCCTCCCGCGGGGCTGCCATAGTAATGAGATGGCCCGAAAACCAGGGGTTCAGGCTTGGGGGTCTGTTTGGAGGCGTGAACGCCGGAGAGCCTCACCTGCTCAAAGAGGAAAGGCAGTTCGTGACCGTCTGGGGACAGCCCCTCAGGGTGCAGAGGTCCGTGAAGACGCAGACATAGTCTCCACCCGGAGTCGGGCGAGTCCTCCAACCCAGCTTCCTCCGCGGCCAAGCTGCAGAAGAGGAGCGGACGCCGCACTAGCGAGAAGCCTGACCGCACAGCTAGGGCAGCTCGGGGTGGGGGCGGGTCCATATGTTTGGGGCGGGGCCTGGGCGGAGCCCACCGCGGATGTGAGGCTGGAGTCGGACTGCAAACCTGCGGCAGGCAGGTCCGTCTGTAAACCAGCGAACACCACAGCGCAGGGCCAGGGGCAAGCGCTGGATAATGTCCGCTTAGCGACTGACCTCAGCTGAGAAGTGGACGGGCTAATAGagagcagggctggggctggacaTTTACTTCTCAAACCTGGTGAGCACGTCGGCCACGAGGGTCCCCCCAGCCAGGGCTCGCTCCTGGGTCCCTCGCTGCTCGTACAGTGCGAATGCGTTGCGGCTGCGGGCCAAGCCCAGCCGCCCCACCAGCTCTCGAGCCACCTAGAAGAGGAGAGTGAGGGGAAAGTCAGACCACTCAGGGGTCTTGCCAGGATTCTGGGAGGGGTTGATTCA encodes:
- the TUBG2 gene encoding tubulin gamma-2 chain isoform X1, translated to MPREIITLQLGQCGNQIGFEFWKQLCAEHGISPEGIVEEFATEGTDRKDVFFYQADDEHYIPRAVLLDLEPRVIHSILNSPYAKLYNPENIYLSEHGGGAGNNWASGFSQVSRRLFQRPLIGEKIHEDIFDIIDREADGSDSLEGFVLCHSIAGGTGSGLGSYLLERLNDRYPKKLVQTYSVFPYQDEMSDVVVQPYNSLLTLKRLTQNADCVVVLDNTALNRIATDRLHIQNPSFSQINQLVSTIMSASTTTLRYPGYMNNDLIGLIASLIPTPRLHFLMTGYTPLTTDQSVASVRKTTVLDVMRRLLQPKNVMVSTGRDRQTNHCYIAILNIIQGEVDPTQVHKSLQRIRERKLANFIPWGPASIQVALSRKSPYLPSAHRVSGLMMANHTSISSLFESSCQQFDKLRKRDAFLEQFRKEDMFKDNFDEMDRSREVVQELIDEYHAATQPDYISWGTQEQ
- the TUBG2 gene encoding tubulin gamma-2 chain isoform X3 translates to MPREIITLQLGQCGNQIGFEFWKQLCAEHGISPEGIVEEFATEGTDRKDVFFYQADDEHYIPRAVLLDLEPRVIHSILNSPYAKLYNPENIYLSEHGGGAGNNWASGFSQGEKIHEDIFDIIDREADGSDSLEGFVLCHSIAGGTGSGLGSYLLERLNDRYPKKLVQTYSVFPYQDEMSDVVVQPYNSLLTLKRLTQNADCVVVLDNTALNRIATDRLHIQNPSFSQINQLVSTIMSASTTTLRYPGYMNNDLIGLIASLIPTPRLHFLMTGYTPLTTDQSVRAVASVRKTTVLDVMRRLLQPKNVMVSTGRDRQTNHCYIAILNIIQGEVDPTQVHKSLQRIRERKLANFIPWGPASIQVALSRKSPYLPSAHRVSGLMMANHTSISSLFESSCQQFDKLRKRDAFLEQFRKEDMFKDNFDEMDRSREVVQELIDEYHAATQPDYISWGTQEQ
- the TUBG2 gene encoding tubulin gamma-2 chain isoform X4, which gives rise to MPREIITLQLGQCGNQIGFEFWKQLCAEHGISPEGIVEEFATEGTDRKDVFFYQADDEHYIPRAVLLDLEPRVIHSILNSPYAKLYNPENIYLSEHGGGAGNNWASGFSQGEKIHEDIFDIIDREADGSDSLEGFVLCHSIAGGTGSGLGSYLLERLNDRYPKKLVQTYSVFPYQDEMSDVVVQPYNSLLTLKRLTQNADCVVVLDNTALNRIATDRLHIQNPSFSQINQLVSTIMSASTTTLRYPGYMNNDLIGLIASLIPTPRLHFLMTGYTPLTTDQSVASVRKTTVLDVMRRLLQPKNVMVSTGRDRQTNHCYIAILNIIQGEVDPTQVHKSLQRIRERKLANFIPWGPASIQVALSRKSPYLPSAHRVSGLMMANHTSISSLFESSCQQFDKLRKRDAFLEQFRKEDMFKDNFDEMDRSREVVQELIDEYHAATQPDYISWGTQEQ
- the TUBG2 gene encoding tubulin gamma-2 chain isoform X2 yields the protein MPREIITLQLGQCGNQIGFEFWKQLCAEHGISPEGIVEEFATEGTDRKDVFFYQADDEHYIPRAVLLDLEPRVIHSILNSPYAKLYNPENIYLSEHGGGAGNNWASGFSQGEKIHEDIFDIIDREADGSDSLELQNSSRVIKGFVLCHSIAGGTGSGLGSYLLERLNDRYPKKLVQTYSVFPYQDEMSDVVVQPYNSLLTLKRLTQNADCVVVLDNTALNRIATDRLHIQNPSFSQINQLVSTIMSASTTTLRYPGYMNNDLIGLIASLIPTPRLHFLMTGYTPLTTDQSVASVRKTTVLDVMRRLLQPKNVMVSTGRDRQTNHCYIAILNIIQGEVDPTQVHKSLQRIRERKLANFIPWGPASIQVALSRKSPYLPSAHRVSGLMMANHTSISSLFESSCQQFDKLRKRDAFLEQFRKEDMFKDNFDEMDRSREVVQELIDEYHAATQPDYISWGTQEQ